The DNA region aTACACATTTTGATCATGTTAACTCTGTAAGTGTCCTTGAATACTAATATCAAAATTTACAGTGGCTGCTTTATGGACTAGTACttagaaatatatttgttaaagGTCATATTTATGAGCTATAAGGCCAAGTTCTACTGATTCACAGACCACTGCTGGCACTTGGCATTCGGCATGGTGGTGAGCTTAAACTCAGGTGCAGCTGTTCTGATAGCAAGTCTAATTCTGAAAGATAAAAAAATGggtgcacggtggtgcagcaagtaggtgtcgcagtcacacagctccagggacctggaggttgtgggttcgattcccactccgggtgactgtctgtgaggagtgtggtgtgttctccctgtgtctgcgtgggtttcctctgggtgactgtctgtgaggattgtggtgtgtcctcccagtgtctgtgtgggtttcctccgggtgactgtctgtgaggagtgtggtgtgttctccctgtgtctgcgtgggtttcctccgggtgactgtctgtgaggattgtggtgtgtcctcccagtgtctgtgtgggtttcctccgggtgactgtctgtgaggagtgtggtgtgttctccctgtgtctgcgtgggtttcctctgggtgactgggaggagtgtggtgtgttctccctgtgtctgcatgggtttcctctgggtgactgtctgtgaggagtgtggtgtgttctctctgtgtctgtgtgggtttcctcccacagttcaaaaacacacgttggtaggtggattggtgactcaaaaaagtgtctgtaggtgtgaatgtgtgtgttgccttgtgaaggactggcgccccctccagggtgtgttcctgccttgcgcccaatgattccaggtaggctctggacccaccgtgaccctgaactggataagggttacagataatgaatgaaaaaaaaaatgaaaaggaaaggGTCATGTAAAGCTACTCAAATGGAACTGAGAGGGGAAAAATAGAGCagatatatttgttatatttgttaatatgttaatatttgATCATCCAGAAGGGTGCGTTATTTAGGATTGTGTCCTGCAACAAAACAATGAAGACATTTTTAGTGTAATTACCCTTTGAAGAAACATCTGGGTATGTCCTGTGTAGTGTTTGTCCTTGTGTATTGACCTCtgacccctgtgtgtgtgtccagtatGGTGGTGACTTTGTCCTGCCCCTCTCAGGGTGAAGGAGATGAGAAAGAGGAAGGAGACGTGGGGATGCAGATGACAATCAGCTTCACTGAGAAGGCCATACGCCGGAACTTTAGGAAGGACGGGAAATGGGGAACCTCTGAAAACACTCTGTCTTTCTTCCCATTTGCTGCTGGAGAGGCTTTTAAGGTACTACTGTACACGGGCCACTTCTTTCATAAAGAACACCATGAAATCTAGTACACTAGTATGGCTTGATCTGATACAGAGggttgtaatttatttacaccaCTGCCGCAGAGACACCATAAATGGCCGTGTCATTGTCATTCCAGGGTGCTGGGGTCATTGGATCCAACCCAAACATTgtggggtcactgtctgtgagaagtttggtctcttctccctgtgtccgtgagGGTGTTCAAGTTTCCCACATTGTGCTCTCACAGGCCTGAAACAGATGTTAATTTATGAATTGAAATATGTGTGATACCCTGTAATGGACTGATGCCCTGGGTCTATTCCTGCCTTGTATTCTGGATAGGACCCTGAACAGGGTAAAGCAgctgcagaaaatgaatggatgaatggttGTGATTCCATGTGATTTGAATTGAAATGCTTTGTAGTAAAAAGGCTCTTTGTTTTgctttctttcactttctttcttGCTCACTTCTATATTCTCCCTGATCTTctgctttctctcctctctgtctcacccTCCGTCTTTCTCTCACTTCCCCCTCTTTTAGATGGAGATAGTATGTGAACATCAGCAGTTCCGTGTGATGGTGGACGGTCAGCCGTTGTGTGGGTTCAGTCACAGAGTGACCCAGCTAGCATCCCTCACTTCTCTCCGCGTGGTTGGGGACCTGCAGCTCACCAAGGTTGCTTAATAGATAGGGATCGCCATGACAACACAGAGACGCTGTTActtcttagtttttttttgtttacttgatTTACTGATTTACTATATATGGTCAAATGCATCAGTACAGCTAACTCTAGTCAAATTACAGGTTTATTAAAGTAAGCGAACACATTCTTTAAAgggaaaacattttttacagtgaaaatagacttgcaatttaaaaataaacaagtataaAACTTTTTCACATAATTAACAGTaattgtatattaaaatatacagaagtgtgttctctatAGAGAATGTGTTCTCGTTTTCAGTTCGAAAATCAACTAAACATGACACCAGTGAAAATCATGAATAATTCccaattaattattttgtttttgaccACAAAACTACCACCCATAAATTCCTTTATTATATCCATTCTTAATTAGAAACTGCTTTATTAGAAAACTCTGGTAAATCAGAGACCATGCTTCATGTATTTCTAATTCATATAAAACCTACAGATTCTTCAGGAGGCATTTATGTGAACATAAGAAATAAGACAATACACTTCCGTAATGAATGGGAAAGACTAAGAAAGCAtggagttaaaaaaataatttaaagaaactgaaaaaacagagggtggcacggtggtgcagcaggtagtgtcgcagtcacacagctccaggggcctggaggttgtgggttcgtgtggtgtgttctccctgtgtctgcgtggatttcctccgggtgactgtctgtgtggagtgtggtgtgttctccctgtgtccgcatgggtttcctccaggtgctccggtttcctcccacagtccaaaaacacacgttggtaggtggattggcgactcaaaagtgtccgtaggtgtgagtgtgtgtgtgtgtgttgccctgtgaaggactggcgccccctccagggtgtattcctgccttgtgcccaatgattccaggtaggctctggacccaccgcgaccctgaactggataagggttacagataatgaatgaatgaattaaaaaacagGATAGAGATCAGAATCCTGGAGTCACACCAACATTTCCTTTCCGAAAAACAATtttttcatctttgagagagaggagaaaatcagTCTCAGCTTTCACTGTGGAGTGTTTTTGTCTAACTTTCCACTGGGAGAATACCACCCATTAGTATAGGTCTGAAAAGATGTAGTAAAGTGCAGAAGCTGTtgctgagaaaaggaaacaaaagaataCGATGTAGATGCTTTCTGAATAATAGATTAGGAATCCCGGATCACTGGATGTGTTGTGAACCAAACAGCTTATTTGGAATTTTGGAGGTCTGTAAAATAGCCCGGCAGATTTCTTTTTGCATTAACTGAAAGCAAGAATGGAAACTGATACAAGCATGGGTGAAtacactaaaatatattttagttaaCAATATGTAGTGGCTGTTTGAGTGGAAAAAAGTAAGAGTAAAAGGGTGGTGTTTGACTCATTATGATGAAAGTGAATGTGGGGTTTTCTCTTATAAAGACAACAGTATCTTCTTTGATTTTCTTAATTCtgttgaatatttttttctacGTTGTATATCTACAAATGGCAACTTGAAGATAATCTCCTCTAATGTGTGCTACTCCCCACCGCAGCCGTGGCAGAACAGCAGAAGTGCCTTCAGTGTGTAAGCGGAGGAAGTAAAATGTAAGAGATGAGCGATCAGAAAAACATCAGAGTGACTGTAAAGGGTAGGACGTTCCCCTCTTTCAGAGATTCCTGAAACAACAGGTTACATAGTTGTATTTAATTCAACAGGGTGGTCTAAGTGTTATAGACACACCTCTGCTATCTCCAGGTGCTGTAGTTATAGATTGATATATGCTGCATTACAGTTTGCCTTTTATTCATTGGTTTTAGGACAATGAATGCATGGCCCATGGGTCCAAATGCTTGATAGAAAAGTTAGAAGTCTCTGTCTTTTTTAATTCAACATTGTTTGCTGTATATTTGCGATATCAAAACAATAAAAGTACACAAGCGTTTTTACAAAAACAATTGTCATATTTTTTGCAAACATCTTAAAGAAATTCACTAAGCATCACCATCTACAATGAACTAGAAAATTATTCTTTGTTGAAAAGACCTCAATAAAAATGAAGGAGAATTCCACTTATATTTCAAAGTTTCTCTATAATTCAACATCTTTAAAAGGAGTTTGCTACAGAGCTAATTTCTCCAGAGCAGTGGAGATGTTTCAACTTTAGAATGATGTTTTACAACTTAATTGTATATTGATTAAGTTTTGAATACTTCAAATTATTAATAACAGTATGTTTAAGTTCTTGAAAAAGGAATAAAACTCAATACTGATTTATTTTgcataataaaataacagtttatttaaaaacagtacGAAAATAACATATGACTGAGATGATTTAACAGTAAATGAATGCtgtataatatttaattgtgcTGCAAAATTTCAGGGGAAATGTCATAAAAAAAGagcacactttatttaaaagtgAATTCTGAAATGTTCTGGTAAAATGAACTGTTTCCAGGGTGTTCTGAGTAAAAcatgtgaaaataataaaaccatctacagACAATacatttctgcacattttaatgtacaattactgttaaaatattaatgaaacattttggaaaaaaacaatgaagcaaaaatataaaacattaaagtagaacacagtgacacacactgttccAATAagttaaacacaaataaatagaagtagTGCATGAAAATGTGTAGATACATGTCATATTTAAATTGGTTTAATTTGTGGAGGATGTAACAATTTGTCACCAATTTTGCAAGCGATTCTAGACTGCCTTCATGAAAGTGCTACGTGAAAAATGATAATACATTTAACTGTgtagtttgaaataaaatatgaattaaaaaaaagagacatactagatataaaaaaatgctCTCAGTGAGAATCAGTAAAAAGAAATCATTCAGATTCAATCACAACTGTGAATAAGTTCATGTTAATGTACACTGGCCTAAGAAGCCTCTAATTCTGCCATCACCTTCACTTGTAGTAgtttgttaaaaatgtaatgtttcatTTAACAATAAATGATAAGAATCCACCCCTTATTATTATAAGAATGGCACAACCCTAACTCGTGTCTACTATCCTCACAtgctgttagccatattagcatctGATCATGTCACTATTGACCATGTCACAATTCTGGAGTCAGTGCAATGTCCATATTAGAAACTAGCTCTAAGATGGATTTCTCTATGGCAGAAATTAATGAGATTAtctttttatctgttttattCTTGTACCCAAGACCTGTAGCTCAAGATTCAGAGAAATTCTGTGGAGGAAAGCCTATCAAATCATTGTGAGTCTTTGTGATAGATGTGAGTCAGGATGTGATAGCACTGATTGTAAAAGATCCCCTCGATTTCTGTCATAGAAATCCAGTTAAGACCTGTAATTCCTAATATGGACATGCCATGACTACAGAATGATGTGGTCTAGTGCTTTCACAGTGAGGTGTTATGGTAATTACTGTTTGCTGTGGTTTGGACAATGGCGGCTTTATGTTAGATGTTTAATGGCCTCGATCCACTCCATCTTCTCCTGCCTTGTGGGTGCCTGGATGAAGTAATGTTTGTCTGTCTTTGTGATGATTTTAAACAGATTTCCTTGGACTTTACCTTTCACACCTGAACAAAGGTAAAAATAACAGTATTATCACTCACTTGTAAACACACGTAGCACACGCACGTCATAAAAAACTTATTACGGGCCTAAAGCAATGCGCCAACATTTTGGACATGAATCTGGACATGCTGAATCTGTAACATGAAATCTATCACCAGAGATGGTAGTAGTCTCCCTGTATTGTGGCAGGTGGGTTTTATTTTCATACGTATCACAGCTGATAGTTTAGTGGAGGAGGTTCCTCATATAGAGCATAAACATGTTTTCATGTTGTCAGTGTTCCCTGGGGATTTAGTTCACATTAGGATCAAAAATacccacacataaacacacacacacctgagggaATGCCGTTGTCATCCAGGGAGGAAACCAAACAGCCGCGTAAAGGAAAGCCACCTGCTGGATTAATGTCATCCTGAGGGGTGAAGTCATCAGGTGAGTACATATCCACAAGGAATTGCAACAACATTTATGCTTAAGGTTTTCTAACTTTTTTAATGTATGGAAGTATATATCACTGataaaacacatatttaataaaaaaaaaaacttttgtttGCTATAAATCACTGACAATCTGAGTGATAAAATATCTCTCACCTTGCTGGGGTCATAGTAGTGCAAGAAGCCAGGCTCTGCCCTCAGCACAAACAGCCGCACTTTCCAGTTCTTAACCTTGTGTCCCTAAAGAACGTATTCACACATGGATTACTGAAGATGTTCAGACACCTTATTACGttttaatttcccatatgtaaaGAATGATGATTCAGAactaaaatgtctttatttttctGAATAACTCTGTTATGATTTCACCTGTTTGAGCAAGTATCCTCTCTTCTGCACTCTTCCACTGAGCTCCACTGCAGACAAAGATTTCTCTGACTTCACACTCCCTCGCTTCTTTAAATTCTCAgcctaacacacacagacaaacacacacacacacacagtctgttggtaagaaaataaacagtggTGTCATTCTGCAATTTCTTAATTGCATTTCTCAATAAAAGGAGGAATAGAAGTgatgagggaaaaaaagagtgattagaagagaaaggagagacTGGGAGAGAATAAaagatgaatgaaaataaataagatgAAAGTGAAGACTAAttgagagaagaaaaagacaaGAAGAATGCTGAAGGAGGAGTAGATATACAAATAttaagagaagagaaaagaaaaggtgagagagaagagaagagaaaatgtgagagaagaagagaagagaaaagaaaaggtgagacaagagaagagaagaagagaagagaaaagaagaggagaagagaagaaaaaagaaaaggtgagagaagaagaaaagagaagagaaaagaaaaggtaagagaagaagaaaagagaagagaaaagaaaaggtgagagaagaagaaaagagaagagaaaagaaaaggtgagagaagagaagagaaaagaaaaggtgagagaagaagagaagagaaaagaaaatgtgagagaagagaagtgaaaagaaaaggtgagagaagagaagtgaaaagaaaaggtgagagaagagaagtgaaaagaaaaggtgagagaagagaagtgaaaagaaaaggtgagagaagagaagagaaaagaaaaggtgagagaagagaagagaaaagaaaaggtgagagaagaagagaaaagaaaatgtgagagaagagaagtgaaaagaaaaggtgagagaagagaagtgaaaagaaaaggtgagagaagagaagtgaagagtagagaagaaaagaggagaagagaaaagaaaaggtgagaagagaagagaagaagagaagagaaaagaagaggagaagagaagaaaaaagaaaaggtgagagaagaagaagagaagagaaaaaaaggtgagagaagaagaaaagagaagagaaaagaaaaggtgagagaagaagaaaagagaagagaaaagaaaaggtgagagaagagaagagaaaagaaaaggtgagagaagaagagaagagaaaagaaaaggtgagagaagaagagaagagaaaagaaaatgtgagagaagagaagtgaaaagaaaaggtgagagaagagaagtgaagagtagagaagaaaagaggagaagagaaaagaaaaggtgagaagagaagagaagaggtgagaggagaagagaaaaggtgagaagagaagagaagagtcaAGACATACAAAGCTGTAAAGAGCCGTGGAATCATCGAGGAACTGTTCCCCAAGAGCAGCGTTACGAACAGCCTCCACACTCCTGACTCCCACAGCTCTCACACTGCCCTCATCGAGAAGAGCGGATCCCAGGATCACTGCCTCCACACGGGTCAGTGCCAGCTGCATAAACACCAGCCAATCCACCAGTGCTGAGcctgttcattaaaaaaataataaataaataaataaatgttatggGTTATGATAGGACTTTATAGTCTATATCAACTATTGTGTTACTTCAGTGTGGCCTACTTACAAAGATTGAATTAAACATGAGAGGAATGGACATTAATTTGTAAATGTGGTTGAGACATCACACAATGTGCtggttctgctgtgtgtatggACTGgggaattaaatatatatttataaatgtggaACACTTAGGCGTGTTAATAAACACTGACCTGAGAAGCAGTTGATGTAGGTGCTACCCTGCTCCATGTGACTGGTCATCCTAATACCACTGTGTACATCATACATGGAGTCCACCACCtgactataacacacacacacaaacacacacatttcaatatGAAAACTTCCAGCAAACGCATAAATACAAGAGCATTTCTGTGGTCAGCAACTGACCACTGATAGTGAATTATAAGATGTTAATTTCATTAGAACTGTTGGAGTGTGAAGAATATTTCCATGCTTGTTGTCCCTCACCTGATGTTGATGTTTTGGAGAGCTCTGGAGCCTTTGCGAGTTTGTGTAGGGATAGTATTATTGCCCCCTAGGCTGAGGTTTTGAACTACAGCTCTGATCTCTGCTGCCCATTCATCCCTCTCCTCCCTCGAACATGCCTCCAGAAAAAACTCCTCCCCTGAGCCAGTCCTGAGCTTCAGCACCAACTGAGGGATGGAAACACATTAGTTAATATGTTAACAATATGGATTTCACACTTGcccctcacctctctctctcactcgtctatctatctattgctTCCGTTAGCCTCCATTACCTTCTATTTACCTAGCTGGTGTTCAGACATGTGTTCTTATCATTTCCAGTGAAAACTCCAAACTAATTTTCCTGGTGTGTCATGAACACACCACCCTCTATCTGTAGGGAGGAAATGCAGTTCACTGAGCACAAGACATCGTTTTATcttcattatttttatactaATCTCAGATTGTGCAAGCTACAGAAAACATGCCACAGCAAGCTCACATCCCAAAGACGGGGGTTACTATCTTTGTAATAAATCTAACAAGCCACAGCATGAGAACTCTATTAGAGGCCTAAAATATGTGAAGGTATTTTGTGGGTGGAATCTAAATAACACTGCAATTCTGAACTAGAACAGAACCTAGTGAATGACACACCCAGTAGCAACTGCTGGGGTTATATCAGTTCAGACTAAATCTCTAATCTACAGTGGATCATTATgaggctgagatatgataacAGAAGTAAACATATCACAAGCTGAACagataattataatatttagtGAACGGGCTCTtgctcattcaacatttcttATTAAATGAAGGGTGTTAACAGGTAGTCTGACCCTACTCGCTCAAGTAACATCTTGGGAaggatttacactagatgtcGGAAGATTTCTCTGTGTATTAGATTGCAGTCAGCCAGATGAGCATTAATGAGACtgggtactgatgttggatgatcagttctggatcacaacacTCTGCATCCTGTCAAGCTTGTCAGATGGAGTTCATCCTACAAGAGAACACAGCTACATTGCTCCAAGCCCAGTGCTTGAAACCGCTCTAACCCAACCCTCAGTTTTTTAGCTTTTTCTTACCGGTCTGTTTTCATACTCGAGGAAAGGGCAGGTAATCCCACAGCCCGTTAAAGGAATGGTGCCTCGATGACAGGAGTCTCTCTTGCCCCCTTCATATCTGTAATACAGCAGTTTATCTGCTTTCAGAACAAACCACCTGACCTTCCAGTTCAGAACAACATGACCCTGAGAGAGAAGCAAAAAGAGGAAGTTAGAAAAGTTAATATCCCTTGATATTAACACAGTAAACACCAGTGATCAAGCAATCAATCAACTGAATCTACATATACTGCAGGGTCAAGCGTGTCTATGCCTCCAACACCTCAACTGAAATTAAGAGCATTAAAATGTAGTTTCTGTTCAGCAACAGCTACTAATATTTTGAGAAGGCTTTCACTAGTTGAAACATACCTGTGAGAGAAAGTTAGCTAATGCCCATGTTCTGATTTACCACCTGTTGTTGCAGCAAAAATGTAGCAGTTGCAATATACTACACAGAAACTAGTGTTTAGAAAAATGATATAATTGTTGTGAACAACAGTGTTGCTCTCATAAATAACAACAGGGATGAACAGCTACCTAACCCTTCACACTTTATAACtgctttataataatatttgctTCACAGCATGCCTAACAACACCTTTTGACGGTGGTACAATCATAACACAAGTAAAATTAAATGCAGAtgaacatgtttaaaaacaaaacactgagtTATAAATCTAGATTTCAAAGGAGTGTAAAACTAGACATGGAATGAAATAGATCTTACCCTCTTCACCAAAAACCCCTCTTTACGAATGGAGTTGTCCCGCACCTCTGTATCCATGACTGATTGGAAATGTTCTGAGCGTGCTTGGCTCTATAGGTCTTTTAAAGCCATGACAGAATACCCTTGAGCTTGCGTCATCAGACACTCCACACCCAGCACACCTCTGAGCCTCTGGGCACAAAAAAAGCCAGAACAAACCtgagaggtacacacacacacacaaaaagaataaaaagtaCAGCAATAAAGCAGAGAACATGGAACAACAGGTCCCAAGAAGTTAAACCCTCTCAAACACTTTACACTTACCATCAAACCTAAGGGAAAAACAAGCTTCAAACTAAAGAGTTGGAACCG from Hoplias malabaricus isolate fHopMal1 chromosome 8, fHopMal1.hap1, whole genome shotgun sequence includes:
- the si:ch211-10a23.2 gene encoding galectin-related protein A-like isoform X2, with translation MTEADKTRQEEDYIGEIKGGLRPSMRLVVMGIVHKQPKSMVVTLSCPSQGEGDEKEEGDVGMQMTISFTEKAIRRNFRKDGKWGTSENTLSFFPFAAGEAFKGAGVIGSNPNIVGSLSVRSLVSSPCVREGVQVSHIVLSQA
- the si:ch211-10a23.2 gene encoding galectin-related protein A-like isoform X1, with amino-acid sequence MTEADKTRQEEDYIGEIKGGLRPSMRLVVMGIVHKQPKSMVVTLSCPSQGEGDEKEEGDVGMQMTISFTEKAIRRNFRKDGKWGTSENTLSFFPFAAGEAFKMEIVCEHQQFRVMVDGQPLCGFSHRVTQLASLTSLRVVGDLQLTKVA
- the plek2 gene encoding pleckstrin-2, whose product is MDTEVRDNSIRKEGFLVKRGHVVLNWKVRWFVLKADKLLYYRYEGGKRDSCHRGTIPLTGCGITCPFLEYENRPLVLKLRTGSGEEFFLEACSREERDEWAAEIRAVVQNLSLGGNNTIPTQTRKGSRALQNINISQVVDSMYDVHSGIRMTSHMEQGSTYINCFSGSALVDWLVFMQLALTRVEAVILGSALLDEGSVRAVGVRSVEAVRNAALGEQFLDDSTALYSFAENLKKRGSVKSEKSLSAVELSGRVQKRGYLLKQGHKVKNWKVRLFVLRAEPGFLHYYDPSKDDINPAGGFPLRGCLVSSLDDNGIPSGVKGKVQGNLFKIITKTDKHYFIQAPTRQEKMEWIEAIKHLT